In Solanum stenotomum isolate F172 chromosome 6, ASM1918654v1, whole genome shotgun sequence, one DNA window encodes the following:
- the LOC125867037 gene encoding uncharacterized protein LOC125867037, with amino-acid sequence MATAISLSFSLDPQSHHNYRHHFHHNTSFNSHKASIFTPKYTFPFVISSKSRTSNLIIPLSTSQSSSSSSSTSPSSVLQTPLQTGRFLTNQELAKLESLGKYRYFQELESGSLWVRVMREEEMDVTVWLLAESFAESMFMPKGYVKFLAYLVKQYMIERRALMPHTATLLGFYRENGEDADLQLAGTVEVCFDKRGANANPPTPTPPKNSPYICNMTVDKLLRRRGIGWHLLKASEELISQMSSSREVYLHCRMIDTAPLNMYRKAGYTIVETDNIFILLTLQRRKHLMCKVLPDSESLFEVDEYTSVDT; translated from the exons atggctACTGCaatttctttatcattttcattagaCCCTCAATCTCACCACAACTACCGTCATCATTTTCACCATAATACTAGCTTCAATTCACATAAAGCTTCAATCTTTACCCCAAAATATacattcccttttgtaatctcATCAAAATCACGAACTTCAAATCTGATTATCCCACTTTCAActtcccaatcttcttcatcttcttcctcaacATCACCATCATCAGTCCTCCAAACCCCACTTCAAACAGGTAGATTTCTCACAAATCAAGAACTTGCAAAGCTTGAATCTTTAGGGAAATATAGGTATTTTCAAGAATTGGAATCTGGGTCATTGTGGGTTCGTGTGATGAGGGAAGAAGAGATGGATGTTACTGTTTGGTTGTTGGCTGAGTCTTTTGCTGAGTCCATGTTCATGCCTAAAGGGTATGTGAAATTCTTGGCATATTTAGTGAAGCAATATATGATTGAGAGAAGAGCACTGATGCCCCATACTGCTACACTTCTTGGATTCTATAGAGAAAATGGAGAAGATGCAGATTTGCAATTGGCTGGAACTGTGGAAGTGTGTTTTGACAAAAGGGGTGCTAATGCTAATCCTCCCACACCTACACCTCCCAAGAACTCTCCATACATTTGCAATATGACAGTAGATAAGCTGCTTAGGAG AAGGGGCATAGGTTGGCATCTGTTGAAAGCAAGCGAGGAACTAATTTCTCAAATGAGTTCTTCTAGAGAGGTTTACTTGCACTGTCGAATGATTGATACTGCTCCACTCAACATGTATAGAAAAGCAGGATATACCATTGTTGAGACAGACAACATTTTTATCTTGTTGACGTTGCAGCGACGCAAGCACTTGATGTGCAAAGTCCTTCCAGATTCAGAAAGCCTTTTTGAAGTTGATGAATACACTTCAGTGGACACGTGA
- the LOC125867014 gene encoding protein NRT1/ PTR FAMILY 1.2-like, translated as MRTEIRQVEEKPRKGGLRTMPFIIVNESFEMIATYGLQTNMLIYLMTFYNMSAATATSILGLWAALSNGLAIVGAIVADSYCGRFRAVAFGSISTLIGMIVLWLTTMIPQLTSVSCSHFQHVCNGTTPIQLAVLFSSFGFMSIGAGFVRPCSIIFGADQLENKKNPDNQRRIASYFNWYYVSTGISTMLAVTVIIYIQDRYGWQVGFGIPIILMFLSVLMFQIGSPLYIKVKAKTTENLVIGLFQVAVAAFRKRNNTRLPLTDCDEYYRWPLESEVFTPSMDFRWLNRACMIEDPERDLNLDGSASNPWNLSSLERVESLKALLRVLPMWSTGFMMSVDMGVFSFSMLQTKTMDRHMFPHFEIPAASFTMFLLIALTIWVIFYDRILVPLLSKYTGRPKGLSPVTRMRIGLIVSCMSMALSAITERIRRQKAIEEGHEDDPNALVNMSAMWFVPQYALLGMAEAAHTVGQIEFFYSLLPKSMSSFASAMHTVGSAVSSLIGSIMVSSVDWLSSTGGKTSWLSSNINKGHLDYHFWLLTFLSLLNLLYFLIICRFYETGNDEISRSPHVADEEECDYRLLPES; from the exons ATGAGGACAGAAATTAGACAAGTAGAAGAAAAGCCAAGAAAGGGTGGTCTTAGAACTATGCCTTTCATCATTg TGAATGAATCATTTGAGATGATAGCAACATATGGTTTACAAACAAATATGCTAATTTATTTGATGACATTTTATAACATGAGTGCTGCCACTGCTACTAGTATTCTTGGACTATGGGCTGCACTTTCAAATGGATTGGCTATTGTTGGTGCAATTGTTGCTGATTCTTACTGCGGTCGGTTTAGAGCTGTTGCCTTTGGATCCATCTCAACTCTTATT GGAATGATTGTTCTTTGGCTCACAACTATGATTCCACAACTCACGTCTGTATCCTGCTCTCACTTCCAACATGTTTGTAATGGAACAACACCAATCCAACTTGCTGTTCTGTTTTCGTCTTTTGGGTTTATGTCAATTGGAGCTGGTTTTGTTAGACCTTGTTCTATAATATTTGGTGCtgatcaattggaaaataaaaagaaccCCGACAACCAGAGGCGTATTGCTAGCTATTTCAACTGGTACTATGTTAGCACAGGAATTTCAACTATGCTTGCAGTTACTgtaattatttatattcaagATCGTTATGGTTGGCAAGTTGGCTTTGGTATCCCTATTATCCTTATGTTTTTGTCTGTCTTAATGTTCCAAATCGGTTCTCCTCTTTATATCAAAGTGAAAGCTAAAACTACGGAAAACTTGGTCATAGGATTGTTCCAAGTAGCTGTAGCAGCttttaggaaaagaaataatacCCGTCTTCCATTGACTGATTGTGATGAATACTATCGTTGGCCACTTGAATCAGAGGTCTTCACTCCATCAATGGACTTCAG GTGGTTAAATAGAGCTTGCATGATTGAAGATCCTGAAAGAGATTTGAATCTTGATGGATCAGCTTCAAATCCATGGAATCTCTCTAGTTTGGAACGAGTTGAATCACTCAAGGCTCTTCTTAGAGTACTTCCTATGTGGTCCACCGGTTTTATGATGTCGGTGGACATGGGTGTATTCTCATTTTCCATGCTTCAAACAAAGACCATGGATAGACACATGTTCCCTCACTTTGAAATACCAGCAGCATCATTCACTATGTTCTTGCTTATCGCTTTAACAATCTGGGTTATTTTTTACGATCGTATTTTGGTCCCTTTGCTATCAAAATATACTGGAAGGCCGAAAGGGCTAAGTCCTGTGACCCGAATGAGGATTGGTTTAATAGTCTCTTGTATGTCTATGGCATTGTCAGCAATAACAGAAAGAATAAGACGACAAAAGGCAATAGAGGAAGGACATGAGGACGACCCAAATGCTTTAGTGAACATGTCTGCTATGTGGTTTGTGCCACAGTATGCACTACTCGGAATGGCTGAGGCTGCCCATACAGTTGGACAGATTGAGTTTTTCTACTCTCTACTACCCAAAAGCATGTCCAGCTTCGCGTCAGCTATGCACACTGTTGGGAGTGCTGTATCGAGTTTGATTGGAAGTATTATGGTGAGTAGTGTGGATTGGCTTTCATCAACCGGTGGTAAAACAAGCTGGCTTTCGAGCAACATTAATAAGGGTCACCTGGATTACCATTTCTGGCTGCTTACTTTTTTGAGTTTGCTAAACTTGTTATATTTTCTGATCATCTGCCGGTTTTATGAAACTGGGAATGATGAGATCAGTAGATCACCTCATGTGGCCGATGAGGAAGAATGTGATTATAGACTCTTACCAGAATCTTGA